Below is a window of Natronorubrum halophilum DNA.
CTCCGAACGCAGGAGGAGGGCGTCGAACTCCTGCGCGAGCACGTCGAGGCCGGCAAACCCGCGGCCGTGATCTGCCACGGCCCGTGGACGCTGATCGAAGCTGGCGTCGTCGACGGGCGGACGCTGACCTCCTACCACAGCCTCCGGACCGACGTCCGCAACGCCGGCGGCGAGTGGGTCGACGAGGAGGTCGTCGTCGATGGCGGTCTGATCACGAGCCGGAATCCGGACGACCTCGAGGCGTTCTGCGAGACGATTCTCGAGGAGTTCGGAACGTAGGAGGGCTAAGCGACGGCCCGCTGGAACGGACTCACGCGCCGCTCCGCCGAAAGCGGTCCAGAAACGCGAAACCGTGTTCTTCACCGATGCCGAACAGCTCCACGGGGTCGCTATCGCTCATCTCGCGCGATGTGGGTCGATCTCGCGCCGCAGTCGGCTCACTGACGGCGCGAACGAACGCGACGGAGAACGTTCCGGCGCTATCGAACCGCTCGCGTCGCGTCGTCGATGATCTCGAGGGCCTCTTTCAACACTTCCGTCCCCGTCGCGTACGACAGCCGTGCGTACCCCTCGCCGTTCGCGCCGAACGCGTCGCCGGGGACGACGACGACGCCCCGCTCGAGCACTTTATCGCACCACCCCTCCGGAACCTCGGGCATCACGTAGAACGCGCCCGACGGCGTCGGCACCTCGAGACCGGCGTCCTCGAGTCCGTCCACGACGACGTCACGACGTTCCTCGAAGGCGTCGACCATCTCCCGAACGGGCTCTTGTGGCCCCGTCAGCGCGGCCTCGGCGGCGTACTGTGCGGGCGCGGAGGCGCAGGCCTGTCCGTACTGGTGGACCCGAAGCATGCGCTCGACGCGCCGATTGGAGCCGGCGACCCAGCCCAGTCGCCAGCCGGTCATCGAGTAGGTTTTCGAGCAGGCGCTGACGACGACCACGTTGTCCGTCTCGGCGAACTCGAGGGGCGACCGGTGTTCGCCCTCGAAGACGATGTGCTCGTAGACTTCGTCGGAGATACAGAGGACGTCGTGCTCGTCGGCGATGCGGGCGAACTCCCGAATGTCCGCCTCGCTCTGAACCGCACCGGTCGGGTTGGCGGGGCTGTTGACGACGAAGACGGCGGTGTCGTCGGTGATGGCGTCCTCGACGGTCGCCGGATCGAGCGTGAGGTCGTCCCGTAGCCCGACGGGTTTTGGCGTCCCGTCGGCGATGTGGGTCAGCGCATCGTAGGAGACGAAGCCCGGATCCGGGAAGATCACTTCCTGGCCCGGATCGACGTGGGCCTGCAGGACGAGGTGGAGCGCCTCGCTCCCGCCCGACGTGGCGATGACGTCCTCGGGATCGATCTCGAGACCGTAGTCGCGGTCGTACTTCGTCGAGATAGCCTCCCGAAGGCTCAGGGTGCCCTTGTTCGACGTGTAGGCGTCGGTCAGCCCGGACTCGATCGCCTCGATCGCGCCGCGGCGGGCGTGGGCCGGCGTCGGGAAATCCGGCTGGCCCAGCCCCAGGTTGATCGCGTCGTCGCCCGCGGCCTCGAACACTTCTCGAATGCCGCTGATCGACACCTGCTCGACCCGATTTGCGAACTCGGTCATGCCTAAACCGGTGGGGCGAATCCCGATAACGCTTGCTGTGTCGGTTACCGCCGTCGGGTCGAGCACACGGCCGCCGTATCCGGTCGTACTGTCTCCGAGAAAGAACGTGCCACAACGGTTATACGGCCGCTTTCGCACTACAGAAGTAATGACTTACTCTCGACGGACAGTCCTCGCTGCGGGCGCGACCGGGGTGCTCGCACTGACGGCAGGCTGTCTCGACTTCACACTCGGCAACGGTCCGCTC
It encodes the following:
- a CDS encoding type 1 glutamine amidotransferase domain-containing protein, with amino-acid sequence MSESSQTELEDVTVAVFLAQEGSEEIEFTEPMETVSEAGATVDVIGSETGEARTVNNDLEESESYEIEKTFEEVSADDYDAVIVPGGTVGADTLRTQEEGVELLREHVEAGKPAAVICHGPWTLIEAGVVDGRTLTSYHSLRTDVRNAGGEWVDEEVVVDGGLITSRNPDDLEAFCETILEEFGT
- a CDS encoding pyridoxal phosphate-dependent aminotransferase, which codes for MTEFANRVEQVSISGIREVFEAAGDDAINLGLGQPDFPTPAHARRGAIEAIESGLTDAYTSNKGTLSLREAISTKYDRDYGLEIDPEDVIATSGGSEALHLVLQAHVDPGQEVIFPDPGFVSYDALTHIADGTPKPVGLRDDLTLDPATVEDAITDDTAVFVVNSPANPTGAVQSEADIREFARIADEHDVLCISDEVYEHIVFEGEHRSPLEFAETDNVVVVSACSKTYSMTGWRLGWVAGSNRRVERMLRVHQYGQACASAPAQYAAEAALTGPQEPVREMVDAFEERRDVVVDGLEDAGLEVPTPSGAFYVMPEVPEGWCDKVLERGVVVVPGDAFGANGEGYARLSYATGTEVLKEALEIIDDATRAVR